Proteins found in one Triticum urartu cultivar G1812 unplaced genomic scaffold, Tu2.1 TuUngrouped_contig_334, whole genome shotgun sequence genomic segment:
- the LOC125527240 gene encoding uncharacterized protein LOC125527240, which produces MRLSHCETYCASPLCYIPCLPKSKDAPPAADAVSAPPCPVEDKPPQVQKIEVVAPAAAAADKDEDGKDHKEHEDGEKTAAVPLPKSNLKKANCGDDGVCAPKGNVKWLDLLGKDLTEVKEFEPSESGDSMDDEGISTCVCVIQ; this is translated from the exons ATGAGGCTCTCGCACTGTGAGACCtactgcgcctcccccctctgcTACATCCCCTGCCTCCCCAAATCCAAAGATGCACCACCAGCCGCCGACGCCGTCTCCGCGCCGCCCTGCCCGGTCGAGGACAAGCCGCCCCAGGTCCAGAAGATTGAGGTCGTcgcgccggcggcggcggcggccgacaaGGATGAAGACGGCAAGGACCACAAGGAGCACGAGGACGGCGAGAAGACGGCGGCGGTGCCACTACCCAAGAGCAACCTCAAGAAGGCCAACTGCGGCGACGACGGCGTGTGCGCCCCCAAGGGCAATGTGAAGTGGCTTGATTTGCTGGGGAAGGATCTCACCGAGGTCAAGGAGTTCGAGCCAAG CGAATCCGGAGACTCAATGGACGACGAAGGCATCTCGACGTGCGTGTGCGTCATCCAATGA
- the LOC125527239 gene encoding queuine tRNA-ribosyltransferase accessory subunit 2-like translates to MRFAVTKVCASGAKARAGLLQIGSSGVETPALLLSTRKGLPAFMSPDLLSSLPLPDSLLLNVCPTHFIEVPPSKTISNIGGLHRMLGLPDHILVAAAGESTECLPSSDATNKFGASFETPAGRKLVKPSDYMELISCLQPNLWASLADEVPAWVNEKRNKTSVERTLRWLDACIALDAASGRNSLGVVVGGSSIEQRKLCATEVSKRNVSGFWIGGFGLGESVEERCSLLNAVTDCLPLGKPRIVSRLGLPEEVLEGVASGIDLFDSTYIYQLTMGGFALIFPVDVVEREMQNGVFDSSAGDSAKINLRATTYRKDTSRIVDGCTCFTCQNHTRAYLNHLINVHEMLAQILLEIHNTHHYLRFFRSIREAIKAGEFDIFWKQFVENRRSQIAAAAM, encoded by the exons ATGCGGTTTGCGGTGACAAAAGTGTGCGCTAGTGGAGCAAAGGCTCGCGCGGGGTTGCTCCAGATTGGAAGCAGCGGTGTTGAGACGCCAGCGCTGCTTTTGTCCACACGCAAGGGGCTGCCGGCGTTTATGTCTCCTGACCTGCTTTCCTCCCTCCCCCTTCCAGACTCCCTCCTCCTCAATGTCTGCCCAACCCACTT TATAGAGGTTCCTCCATCAAAAACCATATCTAATATTGGTGGTTTGCATCGTATGCTGGGTCTGCCTGATCATATCCTCGTAGCCGCGGCTGGTGAGTCTACCGAGTGTTTACCATCAAGTGACGCGACCAATAAATTTGGTGCATCTTTTGAAACACCTGCGGGTCGTAAACTG GTCAAACCATCAGACTATATGGAGTTGATTTCCTGCTTGCAACCTAATTTGTGGGCAAGCTTGGCAGATGAGGTTCCAGCCTGGGTTAATGAGAAACGGAACAAAACATCTGTTGAGCGAACACTACGCTGGCTTGACGCATGTATTGCTTTGGATGCG GCTTCTGGGAGAAACTCTTTAGGTGTAGTTGTTGGGGGGTCTAGTATAGAACAACGAAAACTGTGTGCCACTGAAGTATCGAAGAGGAATGTATCAG GCTtttggattggagggtttggccTTGGAGAGAGTGTGGAAGAACGTTGCAGTTTACTCAATGCAGTAACA GATTGTTTGCCATTGGGGAAACCTCGTATTGTCTCTAGgcttgggcttccag AGGAGGTCTTGGAGGGTGTAGCTTCTGGCATCGACCTTTTCGACTCCAC GTACATTTACCAACTTACTATGGGTGGTTTTGCACTGATCTTCCCCGTTGACGTGGTTGAAAGAGAGATGCAGAATGGTGTATTCGACAGTAGTGCTGGAGATTCTGCAAAGATTAACCTGCGTGCAACAACATATCG GAAAGACACGTCACGGATAGTCGATGGCTGTACCTGCTTCACGTGCCAGAATCACACCCGTGCTTACCTCAATCATCTGATCAATGTCCACGAGATGCTGGCTCAGATTCTACTGGAGAT ACATAACACGCATCACTATCTCCGGTTCTTCCGGTCGATACGGGAGGCGATCAAGGCCGGAGAGTTCGACATCTTCTGGAAGCAGTTTGTTGAGAACAGGCGCTCCCAGATTGCTGCTGCTGCGATGTAG